In Puniceicoccus vermicola, one DNA window encodes the following:
- a CDS encoding LytTR family transcriptional regulator DNA-binding domain-containing protein: MNQREERRASAGQIVEEGEFLRRCGSLLLGLPADKAINRILALLGRAHRSDRAWLIRYNQDFTHFWNTHEWARSGSSEHVVELQGIPVEMGAWMHETLLKNKAVYIQDSKRMPRRAKALQSEFMRQSIRSLLSVPVFYRGKLMLQIGYDTTTHEGDWSEEEIWLLREVGRLFALRLFADSAPPAFQPDVEEKEDASIHLQESSVHRRIMLDQVTHITADGDYSRMNFLNAPSASDNRSLRYWESALSPRRFVRISRSVIVNCSRIQSLDRRGGIWRLQLRGLAEPLTVGRSYRADLKHRLES, translated from the coding sequence GTGAATCAACGAGAAGAGCGGCGAGCCTCTGCCGGGCAGATTGTGGAGGAAGGGGAATTCCTGCGTCGATGCGGGAGCCTGCTTCTGGGGTTGCCAGCCGACAAAGCGATTAACCGCATCCTCGCTTTGCTGGGCAGGGCGCATCGCTCGGATCGCGCCTGGTTAATTCGATACAATCAAGATTTTACCCATTTCTGGAACACTCACGAGTGGGCCCGATCGGGATCGAGCGAGCATGTGGTGGAGCTCCAGGGGATTCCGGTGGAGATGGGAGCTTGGATGCATGAGACTTTGCTCAAGAATAAGGCGGTTTACATTCAAGACTCGAAGCGGATGCCGCGCCGTGCCAAGGCCCTGCAGTCTGAGTTCATGAGGCAGAGCATTCGGTCTCTGCTCTCGGTGCCAGTTTTTTACAGGGGCAAGTTGATGCTTCAGATCGGCTATGACACCACGACCCACGAAGGCGATTGGTCGGAGGAGGAGATTTGGCTACTGCGGGAGGTGGGGAGGTTGTTTGCTTTGCGGCTTTTTGCGGATTCGGCTCCGCCAGCTTTTCAGCCGGATGTAGAGGAGAAGGAGGACGCTTCGATTCATTTGCAGGAGAGCTCGGTTCATCGGAGGATCATGCTGGATCAGGTCACCCATATCACGGCAGATGGTGACTACAGTCGGATGAATTTTCTGAATGCTCCCAGTGCATCCGATAACCGAAGTCTGCGGTATTGGGAGAGCGCGCTTTCGCCAAGGCGCTTCGTTCGCATCAGTCGTTCGGTCATCGTTAACTGCAGTCGGATTCAGAGCTTGGATCGACGTGGCGGAATCTGGAGGCTTCAGCTCCGCGGCCTTGCCGAGCCGCTCACCGTCGGCAGAAGCTACCGCGCTGATCTCAAGCACCGGCTGGAGTCATAA